From Maylandia zebra isolate NMK-2024a linkage group LG11, Mzebra_GT3a, whole genome shotgun sequence, one genomic window encodes:
- the LOC106676359 gene encoding protocadherin-1-like, whose amino-acid sequence MTVLRCKVLLFLATILVSCSSSPTHLNIRVDRGKLLRSSRSVTVSHQQDNAPEFDRSHYEAELLENSPLGQSVLQVRASHADIAIGEMDYSLHQVSETVQRLLRIDSVTGIIYVKGLVDREEESILKLFVVARDRDPSSRMKSSKVLVTINVTDQNDNAPTLNIQGIGLVKYQDGVTKISEDLPVGTPVALVQVSDWDEGENAVVTCAVDSDVPFQLQPASDQKGKYFLQTTTLLDYESVKNYSIEIVAADSGSPALSSTLSLNVQVTDVNDNAPNFSPATIEVDFPENNYRGQKLLDLVATDPDSGINGQLVYSIIDRFVKRLFEVDANTGEVRVRTVLDREEMDRYVFCVAAADMGVPSKTGTATIIVNVQDQNDNDPVFILKGYSFTAAENMPPPSRVGAVAVSDADKDENSHLRLFVEPENGIFFIQNGTGIILSRISFDREKERFYTFRLKAVDGGDPPRSSYVSVVISVLDENDNAPYVTKPDNSSYTYLSYFTPAGTYVEAVKAEDSDTGLNAELDYFSVGGNPHGLFQISPYNGQITLAQEVTGKHSGLHRLVVRVCDKGRPPLCTTALVHIFINGTESNISLIEALVTESLSTPLEKDVAGDLLGSSALVRHNNILYGSLAGIAHVIQTFSSIVSNTAKEDSN is encoded by the exons ATGACGGTGCTTAGGTGCAAAGTTCTGCTGTTTCTAGCCACCATCCTGGTGTCTTGCAGCTCTTCACCCACTCACCTGAACATCAGAGTAGATCGTGGGAAGCTGCTGAGGTCGAGCAGGTCAGTCACTGTGAGTCAccagcaggacaatgctccagaGTTTGACAGAAGTCACTACGAGGCCGAACTCTTAGAAAACAGCCCGCTGGGACAGTCTGTGCTGCAG GTCAGAGCCAGTCATGCAGACATTGCCATTGGAGAGATGGACTACAGCCTTCATCAAGTATCAGAGACTGTTCAAAGGCTTCTGCGCATTGACAGTGTGACAGGCATCATCTATGTGAAAGGCCTTGTGGATCGAGAGGAAGAAAGCATCCTCAAGTTGTTTGTGGTGGCCAGAGATCGTGACCCCAGTTCCAGGATGAAGAGTTCCAAAGTTCTGGTGACCATAAATGTCACAGATCAAAATGACAATGCACCGACCCTTAACATCCAAGGTATAGGCTTAGTAAAATACCAGGATGGTGTGACTAAGATTTCTGAGGACCTGCCTGTTGGTACACCAGTGGCACTGGTCCAGGTGTCAGACTGGGATGAAGGGGAAAATGCTGTGGTAACGTGCGCAGTTGATAGTGATGTTCCATTTCAGCTCCAGCCCGCGAGTGATCAGAAGGGCAAATACTTCCTGCAGACAACGACCCTGCTGGATTATGAGAGCGTTAAAAATTACAGTATTGAAATTGTTGCAGCGGATTCTGGAAGCCCAGCTCTGTCCAGCACTCTCTCCCTCAATGTCCAAGTTACAGACGTAAATGATAATGCACCGAACTTTTCCCCTGCAACGATTGAGGTGGACTTTCCAGAAAACAACTACAGAGGACAAAAATTACTGGATCTTGTGGCAACAGATCCAGATTCTGGCATAAATGGACAGCTTGTCTATAGCATCATTGATCGTTTTGTCAAAAGGCTCTTTGAAGTTGATGCCAACACCGGGGAGGTTCGTGTGAGAACCGTGCTGGATCGGGAAGAGATGGACCGTTATGTGTTCTGTGTGGCAGCAGCAGACATGGGTGTTCCTAGTAAAACCGGCACTGCCACAATAATTGTAAATGTTCAAGATCAAAATGACAATGACCCTGTGTTTATACTCAAAGGCTACAGCTTTACTGCCGCAGAGAACATGCCTCCACCCAGTCGTGTTGGTGCAGTTGCTGTCTCAGATGCTGATAAGGATGAAAATTCCCACCTAAGACTGTTTGTGGAACCGGAAAATGGCATTTTTTTCATCCAAAATGGCACAGGAATCATCTTGTCTAGAATCTCCTTTGACCGTGAGAAGGAACGTTTCTACACGTTCCGCCTAAAGGCCGTGGATGGAGGTGACCCACCTCGATCCTCCTACGTGAGTGTGGTCATCAGTGTCTTAGATGAGAATGATAACGCTCCATATGTCACCAAACCAGACAACTCCTCCTACACATACCTATCATATTTCACCCCAGCAGGCACGTATGTGGAGGCAGTGAAGGCTGAGGACTCTGACACTGGGCTCAATGCTGAGCTGGACTATTTCAGTGTAGGTGGAAATCCACATGGTCTGTTTCAAATATCTCCCTACAATGGGCAGATCACACTGGCACAGGAAGTGACCGGCAAGCACAGTGGGCTACATCGGCTGGTAGTGAGAGTCTGTGATAAAGGCAGACCTCCTCTCTGCACCACTGCACTGGTCCACATTTTTATCAACGGTACCGAGTCCAACATCTCCCTCATTGAGGCGCTGGTCACAGAGAGCCTCTCCACCCCTTTGGAAAAGGATGTTGCCGGAGATCTATTAGGGAGCTCTGCTCTTGTTCGGCATAACAATATCCTGTACGGCAGCCTCGCAGGTATTGCTCATGTGATTCAGACATTCAGCTCTATAGTTTCTAATACGGCCAAAGAGGATTCCAACTAG